The region TCTGCCCAGGCCCGAAACAATATTTCACCTCAAGTCACGCTGTCGCTTCCTTGCCCTTTTTGACGATGTCCCTCTGACCTTCCGGGGGAGGCGGGGGAACAGTCTCACCACCTGCCAGCTTCGTAATCGCGCTGAACTGAGGCGGACAGGCCGCGAAGCAGGCACCGCAGCGGATGCATTTATCCTGCTGAATGATGTGAACCTGTTTCTTCGCGCTGATGATCGCATCAACGGGGCATCTCCGCGCACAGGTCATGCAGGCCTGACACTTCTGGGGATCGATGTAGTACGACAGCTTCTCGCTGAACAGCTTCTCGACCTCCTCCGTCGTGAACAGCTTTTCCACTTCCTCTTGGCTGTACAACGGAGTCCCCAGCTTGTCGTTCGTCATCACCTTGATGTAGGGGATCTGCCCGTAAAGCTCCCCAAGCCGGGCATCGAGATCTTCCTTCGCGATTCCCTCCTTGACGCCGAGAGGACCGATTTCCTTGATCGTCTTGACGAAGGCGTTGACGCAGTCCGCATAAAGGTTCGCTTCCGCCCCGGACATGAAGTTCAGCCGCAGGCGCTCGGGATCCATCCCGATGCGCTCCAGAAGCTTCTTCCCCAGGGCCACCATGTTCTGAGCATGGTAATTGCCGTTCGTGATGTAGTTGCACTCCCCGAGGTGGCATCCGCCGACGAACACCCCGTCGCAGCCGTTCATGAAGGCACGAAGTATATGGGTTAAATCTACCCGTCCCGTGCACATGACACGGACCAGCCTCATTTCGTGTGTATATTGCAGTCTGGAAACTCCAGCCAGGTCAGCGGCACCGTATGCTCACCAGTGGCAAACGAAGCCGATGATCCGAGGCTTAAATTTTTCAGCCATTTCTTTCTCCTTCCTGAGATTCTTTCTTGCTGATTCTCAACGGCCGGCTGCACCCTACTGGACTTCAGCCGCCACCTGTTCCGGAACGATCGCATCGATCTGGGCCATAAGCTCATCTTCCGTATAGTGCTTCAGATAAATCGCACCCGTCGGACACATGGCATTACAGAGGCC is a window of Candidatus Cloacimonadota bacterium DNA encoding:
- a CDS encoding hydrogenase iron-sulfur subunit, producing the protein MAEKFKPRIIGFVCHWUAYGAADLAGVSRLQYTHEMRLVRVMCTGRVDLTHILRAFMNGCDGVFVGGCHLGECNYITNGNYHAQNMVALGKKLLERIGMDPERLRLNFMSGAEANLYADCVNAFVKTIKEIGPLGVKEGIAKEDLDARLGELYGQIPYIKVMTNDKLGTPLYSQEEVEKLFTTEEVEKLFSEKLSYYIDPQKCQACMTCARRCPVDAIISAKKQVHIIQQDKCIRCGACFAACPPQFSAITKLAGGETVPPPPPEGQRDIVKKGKEATA